Proteins encoded in a region of the Isosphaeraceae bacterium EP7 genome:
- the fae gene encoding formaldehyde-activating enzyme: MNERIILRTGEALVEGDVDYLAAEPEVVIGELDGPVGHALAQLIGGQVKGHTKVFAILNSDVQVRPVTVLVSKVTVNDARYTNILMGTVQAAIANGVLDAVRAGDLPRDKVNDLGIIYSVWLDPAASKVDKLDHEALFQIHREATAKVIRKAMRHEPSIDWLLENQDKVQHYYHQLGLQGEL, encoded by the coding sequence ATGAACGAGCGGATCATCCTGCGGACCGGCGAGGCCTTGGTTGAGGGCGACGTGGACTATTTGGCCGCCGAACCAGAGGTCGTCATTGGTGAACTCGATGGGCCGGTCGGCCATGCTCTGGCCCAGCTCATCGGCGGGCAGGTCAAAGGCCATACGAAAGTCTTCGCCATCCTCAACAGCGACGTCCAGGTCCGGCCCGTGACCGTCTTGGTCAGCAAGGTGACGGTCAATGACGCGAGGTACACCAATATCCTCATGGGGACCGTCCAGGCGGCGATCGCCAATGGCGTGCTCGACGCCGTACGTGCCGGCGACTTGCCGAGGGACAAGGTGAACGACCTCGGGATCATCTACTCGGTCTGGCTCGACCCGGCGGCGTCGAAGGTGGACAAGCTGGACCACGAGGCGCTCTTCCAGATCCACAGGGAGGCGACGGCGAAGGTGATCCGCAAGGCCATGCGCCACGAGCCATCGATCGACTGGCTGCTGGAGAATCAGGACAAGGTTCAACACTACTACCACCAGCTTGGACTGCAGGGGGAACTCTGA
- a CDS encoding MBG domain-containing protein produces MSLFKAFRDHHTNRKLNRSREARRSGSIAWASLGRSGGNPVDSVVQLLESRTLMTARVVTDLPDYAPGSTAQITAWNDEAEGSNFNIGETLKFQVTRTDGIEDFPSGNLPWFVTDGGTGDADGVANGSIGTSWFVENQYAYASLKLTATGVDSGAEATTHFTDAPTNVDNVEGWETLVGVGAWGGNLQGSNSRFNEGDVIPFRIVIKNATAGAKSVELKYDFTNSSGVHFIDSLASYNATFAGVDPTVGTIPAGVSSNWAIPTDGSLPSGTQVSGSITTYGLTGLTFSAYSLASNQKSMTLSFNVPTAAAGSDVILLYGGHLASEVVWGPNKGSSDFPGGSGKTYERLVGSSSFNNASVNPSSSINPPPVAEANGPYSVSEGGNVILSSAGSSDSVGGSVALYEWDFDYVSSTFTVDATGASPTFSAATLDGLSSRTIALRVKDNEGSYSLVDTSTLTITNVAPTIPLSGDDSVNEGSLYTLTLGTVVDPGLDTVASYTINWGDGTTEPFIGSANGAVKTHAYADGSLAGTSRTITVSLTDEDGTFTGGTKAITVGNVAPTAALANNGPIGAGGTATVSFSGQSDPSNTDTAAGFHYAYSTVGFGSLPTTYAGATDGASKSIAFPSVGTFTVYGRIFDKDGGSSDYTTTVIVGKLSQSINFTAIPDKTYGDQSFAITASATSGLPVNYSILSGSEFATLSGNIVTIVGAGSVIIQASQPGDATYNAATSVSRSFAIGKAVSSVVATGGSFTYDGTTHAGGSAVVSGAGVIDANAAVLSYTGDRVNAGSYTVVATYDGDANHFGSSDSASIAIGKAVSSVVATGGSFTYDGTTHAGGSAVVSGAGVIDANAAVLSYTGDRVNAGSYTVVATYDGDANHFGSSDSASIAIGKAVSSVVATGGSFTYDGTTHAGGSAVVSGAGVIDANAAVLSYTGDRVNAGSYTVVATYDGDANHFGSSDSASIAIGKAVSSVVATGGSFTYDGTTHAGGSAVVSGAGVIDANAAVLSYTGDRVNAGSYTVVATYDGDANHFGSSDSASIAIGKAVSSVVATGGSFTYDGTTHAGGSAVVSGAGVIDANAAVLSYTGDRVNAGSYTVVATYDGDANHFGSSDSASIAIGKAVSTTSVSGGTFTYDASPHGATSSSAIGAGAMSTTATSFLYQGSGTTTYGFSSTAPTNAGTYSVIASYAGDANHEGSTSTSAAITINKANQVITWSNPVAITYGTALSATQLNASVAGVAGGSAPGSLTYLPAAGTVLNAGNGQTLMVSAAATQNYNAASKSVSINVNQASLIVSANPQTKLFAAPLPTLTYTYSGLVNGDGPSVFTGALATTATQTSPVGEYPITRGNLAAGSNYLISFTGSKLTVTARDSIVRYIGQQLFVTSGTSATTAQVTLSASMQDPTGSYPLSGAKVDFLSIDPATGLVLKVLATGVPVSSVPGQPDTGTANTIVTLSTGQYGSSLYLIRVVATGNYTNEDQLAADKTATVVISKPAATNEIIGGGTINKLTAPTATSGIAAGTFGITAETSLLTTYSIGVKYNKSGANLQGQVLLMIPQTDGSTLFIKSNSLSSLAVNSVIDKLTGNTTKTATLYAKASVYLTKDGVTTPIEGNVSLRVDLLNVIDKTGKVVNSEVGFTTLSSKSGEMFYSNNWYFDVTTSTWKTRTQKVNSPESFITIS; encoded by the coding sequence ATGTCGCTGTTCAAGGCATTCCGCGATCACCACACCAACCGCAAGCTAAACCGCTCTCGCGAGGCCCGCCGAAGCGGTTCCATCGCCTGGGCGAGCTTAGGCCGATCGGGCGGTAACCCGGTAGACTCCGTTGTCCAGTTGCTGGAATCGCGGACGCTCATGACGGCCCGAGTGGTGACCGACCTCCCCGATTACGCGCCCGGCTCGACTGCCCAGATCACGGCATGGAACGATGAGGCCGAGGGCTCGAACTTCAATATCGGCGAGACGCTGAAGTTTCAGGTCACTCGGACCGATGGGATCGAGGATTTCCCCAGTGGCAACCTCCCATGGTTCGTCACCGACGGCGGCACAGGCGACGCCGACGGCGTGGCCAACGGATCGATCGGGACGTCCTGGTTCGTTGAAAATCAATATGCTTATGCTTCGTTGAAGTTGACGGCGACCGGGGTCGATTCGGGGGCCGAGGCGACGACGCATTTTACTGACGCGCCGACTAATGTAGACAACGTGGAAGGGTGGGAGACCCTAGTCGGTGTAGGTGCTTGGGGTGGCAATCTCCAGGGGAGCAATTCGCGGTTCAATGAAGGCGACGTCATTCCCTTCCGCATCGTGATCAAAAATGCGACGGCGGGCGCGAAGAGCGTCGAGCTGAAGTATGACTTCACGAACTCTAGCGGCGTTCACTTCATCGACTCGCTTGCAAGTTACAACGCAACGTTCGCCGGGGTGGACCCGACCGTCGGCACGATACCGGCCGGCGTCTCGAGCAACTGGGCGATCCCAACCGACGGTTCGCTCCCCAGCGGTACCCAGGTCTCCGGTTCGATCACCACCTACGGGCTTACAGGACTGACATTCTCCGCATACAGTCTCGCGTCCAATCAGAAGTCAATGACGCTGTCGTTCAACGTGCCTACGGCCGCCGCGGGATCCGACGTGATCCTGCTCTACGGCGGTCACCTGGCCAGCGAGGTGGTCTGGGGTCCTAACAAGGGATCATCCGATTTCCCCGGCGGTTCCGGGAAGACCTACGAGAGGTTGGTCGGCTCGAGCAGCTTCAATAATGCATCCGTCAACCCTAGCAGTTCCATCAACCCGCCGCCCGTCGCCGAGGCAAACGGCCCCTACAGCGTCTCGGAGGGGGGGAACGTCATCCTCTCGAGCGCCGGATCGAGCGATAGTGTCGGCGGCTCGGTCGCACTCTACGAATGGGACTTCGACTACGTTTCGTCCACGTTCACCGTTGATGCGACCGGGGCGTCGCCCACCTTCTCTGCGGCTACGCTCGACGGCCTCTCCAGCCGTACGATCGCCCTGCGCGTCAAGGACAACGAAGGGAGCTACAGCCTCGTCGATACCTCGACGCTTACCATCACAAACGTCGCCCCGACCATTCCCCTGAGCGGTGACGACAGCGTTAACGAGGGGAGTCTTTACACCCTCACACTCGGCACGGTCGTCGATCCGGGCCTCGACACGGTGGCATCGTACACCATCAACTGGGGCGACGGCACCACCGAGCCCTTCATTGGCTCGGCTAACGGCGCTGTCAAGACCCACGCCTACGCCGACGGCTCGCTCGCCGGGACCTCGCGGACGATCACCGTCTCCCTGACCGACGAGGACGGCACGTTCACGGGCGGGACCAAGGCGATTACCGTCGGCAACGTTGCGCCGACAGCCGCACTGGCCAATAACGGCCCGATTGGCGCCGGGGGCACGGCGACGGTCAGCTTTAGCGGCCAATCCGACCCCTCGAACACAGACACGGCCGCCGGCTTCCACTACGCCTATTCGACGGTCGGCTTCGGCTCGCTGCCAACTACCTACGCTGGCGCGACCGACGGGGCATCGAAATCGATTGCCTTCCCCAGTGTCGGTACCTTTACCGTTTACGGTCGCATCTTCGACAAAGACGGCGGTTCTAGCGACTACACGACGACCGTCATCGTGGGCAAGCTCAGTCAGTCGATCAACTTCACCGCCATCCCCGACAAGACCTACGGCGACCAGTCGTTCGCCATCACCGCGTCGGCGACCTCGGGCCTGCCGGTGAACTACAGCATCCTCTCAGGCTCCGAGTTTGCCACGCTCTCTGGCAACATCGTGACGATCGTCGGTGCCGGCTCGGTCATCATTCAAGCATCACAGCCCGGTGACGCGACCTACAACGCGGCGACCAGCGTTAGTCGATCCTTCGCCATCGGCAAGGCCGTCTCCTCGGTGGTCGCCACCGGCGGCAGCTTCACCTACGACGGCACGACGCACGCCGGCGGCTCGGCCGTGGTCAGCGGGGCGGGCGTCATCGACGCCAACGCGGCCGTCCTGAGCTACACCGGCGACCGGGTCAACGCCGGGTCGTACACCGTCGTCGCCACCTACGACGGCGACGCCAACCACTTCGGCAGCAGCGACAGCGCCTCGATCGCCATCGGCAAGGCCGTCTCCTCGGTGGTCGCCACCGGCGGCAGCTTCACCTACGACGGCACGACGCACGCCGGCGGCTCGGCCGTGGTCAGCGGGGCGGGCGTCATCGACGCCAACGCGGCCGTCCTGAGCTACACCGGCGACCGGGTCAACGCCGGGTCGTACACCGTCGTCGCCACCTACGACGGCGACGCCAACCACTTCGGCAGCAGCGACAGCGCCTCGATCGCCATCGGCAAGGCCGTCTCCTCGGTGGTCGCCACCGGCGGCAGCTTCACCTACGACGGCACGACGCACGCCGGCGGCTCGGCCGTGGTCAGCGGGGCGGGCGTCATCGACGCCAACGCGGCCGTCCTGAGCTACACCGGCGACCGGGTCAACGCCGGGTCGTACACCGTCGTCGCCACCTACGACGGCGACGCCAACCACTTCGGCAGCAGCGACAGCGCCTCGATCGCCATCGGCAAGGCCGTCTCCTCGGTGGTCGCCACCGGCGGCAGCTTCACCTACGACGGCACGACGCACGCCGGCGGCTCGGCCGTGGTCAGCGGGGCGGGCGTCATCGACGCCAACGCGGCCGTCCTGAGCTACACCGGCGACCGGGTCAACGCCGGGTCGTACACCGTCGTCGCCACCTACGACGGCGACGCCAACCACTTCGGCAGCAGCGACAGCGCCTCGATCGCCATCGGCAAGGCCGTCTCCTCGGTGGTCGCCACCGGCGGCAGCTTCACCTACGACGGCACGACGCACGCCGGCGGCTCGGCCGTGGTCAGCGGGGCGGGCGTCATCGACGCCAACGCGGCCGTCCTGAGCTACACCGGCGACCGGGTCAACGCCGGGTCGTACACCGTCGTCGCCACCTACGACGGCGACGCCAACCACTTCGGCAGCAGCGACAGCGCCTCGATCGCCATCGGCAAGGCCGTCTCGACGACCAGTGTGAGTGGCGGGACGTTCACTTACGATGCCAGCCCGCACGGGGCGACCTCTAGCTCGGCGATCGGCGCCGGGGCAATGAGCACCACCGCCACCAGCTTCCTATATCAGGGTTCCGGCACCACCACTTATGGCTTTAGCTCCACGGCACCCACCAATGCGGGGACCTACAGCGTGATCGCGTCCTACGCCGGCGACGCCAACCACGAAGGGAGTACCAGCACCTCGGCCGCAATCACGATCAACAAGGCCAACCAAGTCATCACCTGGTCCAACCCGGTGGCAATCACCTACGGCACGGCGTTGTCTGCCACGCAGCTCAACGCCAGCGTGGCGGGCGTCGCTGGTGGCTCAGCCCCCGGCTCACTGACCTATCTTCCGGCCGCGGGTACGGTCCTCAATGCGGGGAACGGACAGACGTTGATGGTGTCGGCGGCTGCAACTCAGAACTACAACGCCGCGTCGAAGTCCGTGTCCATCAACGTCAACCAGGCCAGCCTGATCGTCTCGGCCAACCCGCAGACCAAGCTCTTCGCCGCCCCGCTACCAACCCTGACCTACACCTACAGCGGACTGGTTAACGGTGACGGCCCCAGCGTATTCACCGGTGCCCTGGCCACCACGGCGACGCAGACGAGTCCTGTCGGGGAATACCCGATCACCCGGGGAAACCTCGCGGCGGGCAGCAACTATTTGATCAGCTTCACGGGTAGCAAGCTGACGGTCACCGCCCGCGACTCGATCGTCCGCTACATCGGCCAGCAATTGTTCGTGACCTCGGGCACCAGCGCCACGACGGCCCAGGTTACGCTCTCGGCGAGCATGCAGGATCCGACGGGGTCGTACCCACTGAGTGGAGCGAAGGTGGACTTCCTCAGCATCGACCCCGCCACGGGGTTGGTGCTCAAGGTTCTCGCCACTGGCGTGCCCGTCAGCTCGGTGCCCGGCCAGCCTGACACTGGCACGGCCAACACGATCGTGACGCTGAGCACCGGCCAGTACGGCAGCTCCTTGTATCTCATCAGGGTGGTGGCGACCGGCAACTACACCAACGAAGACCAGCTGGCCGCGGACAAGACGGCGACCGTCGTCATCTCGAAGCCTGCCGCGACCAATGAGATCATTGGTGGCGGGACGATCAACAAGTTGACGGCTCCGACAGCGACCTCGGGTATCGCCGCAGGAACCTTCGGCATCACCGCCGAGACGAGCTTGCTGACGACTTACAGCATCGGCGTGAAGTACAACAAGAGCGGCGCCAATCTGCAGGGCCAGGTCCTGTTGATGATCCCGCAGACGGACGGCTCGACCCTCTTCATCAAGAGCAATTCGCTCTCGTCGCTTGCCGTCAACTCGGTGATCGATAAGCTCACCGGCAACACGACGAAGACCGCCACCCTCTATGCCAAGGCGTCGGTCTACCTGACCAAGGACGGCGTGACGACTCCCATCGAGGGCAACGTCTCCCTGCGAGTTGATCTGCTCAACGTCATCGACAAGACCGGCAAGGTCGTGAACTCGGAGGTCGGCTTCACCACCCTCTCGTCGAAGTCGGGCGAGATGTTCTACTCCAACAACTGGTACTTCGACGTGACCACCTCGACCTGGAAGACGAGGACCCAGAAGGTCAACTCGCCGGAGAGCTTTATCACGATCAGCTGA